One genomic segment of Paraburkholderia aromaticivorans includes these proteins:
- a CDS encoding Na+/H+ antiporter, whose translation MSSVMGFKVVLLSLVAIIGLELLAKRLRLPPAAALLVGGAAMAFVPGLPRFDLDPELVLIVFLPPLLMDGAYFSVWDEFKRNLGGILLLAIGAVAFTTLAVGLVVHWVVPALPWAACFALGAIVSPPDAVAAKAVLERVALPRRLMVILEGESLLNDAAGLVLFRFAVAAALTGTFSAQHAIGRFAVLALGGVTVGVAVGFLVVKLLRYLDDAYLVIVASTLSAWISYIVGDMLDVSGVIATVSCGMVLGWHQHEVFSAAVRMRGTAFWQVLIFLMEALVFMLIGLSLRGVIVRLGGVGDTLTAFAPAVGAVLAAVVLSRFVWVFAMEWLKALVCKLTRREGGMADWRSATVTSWAGMRGVVTLAIALSLPETMPGRDLILVASFAVILVTVLGQGTTIGPLIQWINPDQAAERNARHLTEPQAWARLEAAQLAAIRPLVHGPDGSVIHPRLLEQYSYRTRITEAYQHEAAFPAAERAAHYDVVLAAVSAARVELLHLHRTGLLHDELLTVLERDLDLQEIAALHGKG comes from the coding sequence ATGTCGTCCGTCATGGGCTTCAAAGTCGTTCTGCTGTCGCTCGTCGCGATCATCGGTTTGGAACTGCTCGCCAAGCGGCTGCGTCTGCCGCCAGCCGCCGCACTGCTGGTCGGCGGTGCGGCGATGGCCTTCGTGCCCGGACTCCCGCGCTTCGATCTCGACCCCGAGCTGGTCCTGATCGTGTTCCTGCCGCCGCTCCTCATGGACGGCGCCTACTTCTCCGTTTGGGACGAGTTCAAGCGCAATCTCGGCGGCATCCTGCTGCTCGCGATCGGCGCCGTCGCGTTCACCACGCTTGCCGTCGGTCTGGTCGTGCATTGGGTCGTGCCAGCGTTGCCATGGGCCGCCTGCTTCGCGTTGGGTGCGATCGTCTCACCGCCAGATGCCGTCGCCGCGAAGGCTGTGCTCGAACGCGTTGCGCTACCGCGCCGCCTGATGGTGATCCTCGAAGGCGAAAGCCTCCTCAACGACGCCGCCGGGCTCGTGCTGTTCCGCTTCGCGGTCGCTGCCGCGCTCACTGGTACCTTCAGCGCACAGCATGCGATCGGACGCTTCGCCGTACTAGCGCTGGGCGGCGTAACGGTAGGCGTAGCGGTCGGCTTCCTGGTCGTCAAGCTGCTGCGCTATCTCGACGACGCGTACCTTGTCATCGTCGCATCGACGCTTTCTGCCTGGATCAGCTACATCGTCGGGGACATGCTGGATGTATCGGGCGTGATCGCGACGGTGAGTTGCGGGATGGTGCTCGGCTGGCATCAGCACGAAGTCTTCTCGGCAGCGGTAAGAATGCGCGGCACCGCCTTCTGGCAGGTCCTGATCTTCCTGATGGAAGCGCTGGTGTTCATGCTGATCGGGCTATCGCTGCGCGGCGTGATCGTGCGGCTGGGCGGCGTCGGCGATACGTTGACCGCGTTCGCTCCGGCCGTCGGCGCGGTGCTTGCGGCCGTCGTGCTGTCACGTTTCGTGTGGGTCTTCGCGATGGAATGGCTGAAAGCGCTCGTGTGCAAATTGACGCGTCGCGAGGGCGGCATGGCCGACTGGCGCTCGGCCACTGTCACGAGTTGGGCGGGCATGCGTGGCGTGGTCACATTGGCTATCGCGCTCTCCTTACCCGAGACGATGCCTGGCCGCGATCTGATTCTGGTCGCCTCATTTGCCGTGATTCTGGTGACAGTGCTCGGTCAAGGCACGACGATCGGACCACTGATCCAATGGATCAATCCGGACCAGGCGGCCGAGCGAAACGCCCGCCATCTGACCGAGCCGCAGGCATGGGCACGGCTCGAAGCCGCGCAGCTCGCCGCGATCCGGCCGCTGGTGCATGGGCCGGACGGCAGCGTCATTCATCCGCGTTTGCTGGAACAGTACAGCTACCGTACGCGCATTACAGAGGCCTATCAGCACGAAGCAGCCTTCCCCGCCGCAGAACGCGCTGCCCATTACGACGTTGTGCTGGCAGCCGTCTCCGCGGCTCGCGTCGAGCTATTGCATCTGCATCGAACGGGCTTGCTTCACGATGAGCTGTTGACCGTTCTCGAACGCGATCTCGATCTGCAGGAGATCGCCGCGTTGCATGGCAAGGGCTGA
- a CDS encoding winged helix-turn-helix domain-containing protein, with protein sequence MSQHILFVGADAGLTAVVGESLRGQGCGASARPPGAGLKHVVEMERPSLVVLDISAPHGDGLAVLRDLRMSGNDVPVILLSASSKAIDRVIGLELGADDFMSKPADPAELLARIRVLLRRHGTLAPGAPETRPPYRFGRCELNFSARELRRDNEHFALRSSEFALLKIFVNHAMTVLTRVQLNEKLRGNSVLHQGRSLDVSIWRLRRLIEIDPSEPRYVQTVWGRGYVFVPHGELGAAERGAMIAPGV encoded by the coding sequence ATGAGTCAGCATATTCTTTTCGTGGGCGCCGATGCGGGCTTGACTGCCGTGGTGGGCGAATCATTGCGCGGGCAGGGCTGCGGCGCGTCCGCACGGCCGCCTGGCGCCGGGCTCAAGCACGTGGTCGAGATGGAGCGGCCTTCGCTGGTGGTCCTCGACATCTCGGCGCCGCACGGCGACGGTCTCGCCGTCTTGCGCGATTTGCGCATGAGCGGCAACGACGTGCCCGTGATTCTGCTCTCGGCGAGCAGCAAAGCGATCGATCGCGTGATCGGCCTCGAACTCGGCGCCGACGATTTCATGAGCAAGCCCGCCGACCCGGCCGAGCTGCTCGCCCGCATTCGCGTGTTGCTGCGCCGGCACGGTACGCTCGCGCCGGGCGCGCCGGAGACGCGGCCGCCGTATCGCTTCGGCCGTTGCGAACTGAACTTCTCCGCTCGCGAATTGCGGCGCGACAACGAGCACTTCGCGTTGCGCAGTTCCGAGTTCGCGTTGCTGAAGATCTTCGTCAATCACGCGATGACCGTGCTCACGCGCGTGCAACTCAACGAGAAGCTGCGTGGCAATAGCGTGTTGCATCAAGGACGCAGCCTCGACGTGTCGATCTGGCGGCTGCGTCGTCTGATCGAAATCGATCCTTCCGAGCCGCGCTATGTGCAAACAGTGTGGGGACGCGGCTATGTGTTCGTGCCGCACGGAGAACTCGGCGCGGCCGAGCGCGGCGCGATGATCGCGCCCGGCGTGTAG
- a CDS encoding HD domain-containing protein encodes MTTIAGIQIPDSMMAREATQLVRDTETELLYHHSRRVFLFGSLAGARKQLKYDSELLYIGAMFHDMGLVAPYSSEHDRFEVDGANAARDFLRRHGISEDDIDQVWNSIALHTTPGIPQHMKPVVALVTAGVEMDVLGLAYDEFTEHQRHEVIHAHPRGAHFKEGIIDAFAHGTIHKPETTFGNVKADVLALKDPHYHRENFCTMILGSAWKD; translated from the coding sequence ATGACCACTATCGCAGGCATTCAGATTCCCGACAGCATGATGGCGCGCGAAGCGACGCAACTCGTGCGCGATACCGAAACCGAGTTGTTGTATCACCATTCCCGGCGGGTTTTTCTGTTCGGCTCGCTGGCCGGCGCGCGCAAACAACTGAAGTACGATTCCGAACTGCTGTACATCGGCGCGATGTTCCATGACATGGGACTGGTTGCGCCGTATAGCAGCGAACATGACCGCTTCGAGGTGGACGGCGCAAACGCGGCGCGTGACTTCCTGCGGCGTCATGGCATCAGCGAGGACGACATCGATCAGGTGTGGAACTCGATCGCGCTGCACACCACGCCTGGCATTCCGCAGCATATGAAGCCGGTGGTCGCGCTGGTCACGGCGGGGGTGGAAATGGACGTACTGGGCCTTGCCTACGATGAATTCACCGAGCACCAGCGCCATGAGGTCATTCACGCACATCCGCGAGGCGCGCATTTCAAGGAAGGCATTATCGACGCGTTCGCGCACGGCACGATTCACAAACCGGAGACCACCTTCGGGAACGTGAAAGCGGACGTGCTGGCGTTGAAGGACCCGCATTATCATCGCGAGAATTTCTGCACGATGATTCTGGGCTCGGCGTGGAAGGATTGA
- a CDS encoding SDR family oxidoreductase yields MTTSSPIRAIVTGHTRGLGAALAEQLLARGIAVLGLSRSRHAVLKARFPALLEEIELELADTARVAQWIASDALRGFATGAQTVLLINNAGMVQPIGPIEGQDAASIATAVSLNVATPLMLASALAAAAVDATDRRIVHISSGAARNAYPGWSIYCATKAALDHHARAVALDANRALRICSLAPGVIDTNMQAEIRGSGVEQFPMREKFEDLKRNGQLSTPEQCATQLLDYALSDAFGQTPVADIREIAKPA; encoded by the coding sequence ATGACCACCTCTTCTCCAATTCGCGCGATCGTCACCGGCCACACGCGCGGTCTGGGCGCGGCGCTCGCCGAACAACTGCTGGCGCGCGGTATCGCAGTGCTGGGTTTGTCCCGCTCGCGTCACGCCGTGCTCAAAGCGCGCTTTCCGGCGCTGCTCGAAGAAATCGAGCTGGAACTGGCCGACACCGCACGCGTCGCGCAATGGATTGCAAGCGATGCGCTGCGTGGATTCGCCACTGGCGCGCAAACGGTTCTGCTGATCAACAACGCGGGGATGGTGCAACCCATCGGCCCCATTGAAGGACAAGACGCGGCATCCATCGCGACCGCCGTGAGCCTCAATGTCGCCACGCCGCTGATGCTGGCGAGCGCGCTCGCCGCAGCCGCCGTCGACGCGACCGACCGGCGCATCGTGCACATTTCGAGCGGCGCGGCGCGCAATGCGTATCCCGGCTGGAGCATCTACTGCGCGACGAAGGCCGCGCTCGATCATCACGCGCGCGCGGTCGCACTCGACGCCAACCGCGCGCTGCGCATCTGCAGTCTGGCGCCGGGCGTGATCGATACGAATATGCAGGCGGAGATTCGCGGCAGCGGCGTCGAGCAGTTCCCCATGCGCGAGAAGTTCGAGGACCTCAAGCGCAACGGGCAACTGTCGACGCCTGAACAATGCGCCACCCAGTTGCTCGATTACGCTTTGAGCGATGCATTCGGCCAAACGCCGGTCGCCGACATTCGCGAGATCGCGAAGCCGGCGTGA
- a CDS encoding MFS transporter: MKRFRVTSATSIVLVMLCIMYFITYLDRVNVSTAAAGFGKEFHLSHTEVGLVFSAFAYPYLIFQIIGGWVSDRFGAKRTLIFCGAIWGVATLLTGFAGGLVSLLAARVLLGFGEGATFPAATSAMARWVAKEKRGFAQGITHAASRIGNAVAPGLIVLVMATWGWRESFYICGVFSLLWVAVWAITFTEHPKDHPRITSDELAVLPAPKPKAPGVPWGKLFRRMWPVTIVYFCYGWTLWLFLSWIPQYFLHSYHLQLQKSAIFASVVFFAGVIGDTLGGIVTDWIFTRTGSLKRARSWMVSVCMFFCLLSLIPLMFTHSLYLSMACLASGFFFAEMTIGPMWAIPMDIAPEFSGTASGMMNTGSALAAIISPVVGGFLIDYFGSWELPFVGSMLLMAIGVVLAFRMQPESKFALNAADQAHVPTGMGV, encoded by the coding sequence ATGAAGCGGTTTCGTGTGACCAGTGCGACCAGTATCGTTCTAGTGATGCTATGCATCATGTACTTCATCACCTACCTCGACCGCGTCAACGTCAGCACCGCGGCTGCGGGTTTCGGCAAGGAATTCCATCTTTCGCATACGGAAGTCGGCCTGGTGTTCTCGGCCTTCGCCTATCCGTATCTGATCTTTCAGATCATCGGCGGATGGGTGAGTGATCGCTTCGGCGCGAAACGCACGCTGATTTTCTGCGGGGCCATTTGGGGCGTCGCGACCTTGCTGACGGGCTTTGCCGGCGGTCTGGTGTCGCTCCTGGCCGCGCGCGTGCTGCTCGGCTTCGGCGAGGGCGCGACGTTTCCGGCCGCCACTTCCGCGATGGCGCGATGGGTCGCCAAGGAAAAACGCGGCTTCGCGCAGGGCATCACGCATGCGGCATCGCGGATCGGCAACGCGGTGGCCCCCGGTTTGATCGTGCTGGTGATGGCGACCTGGGGTTGGCGTGAATCGTTCTATATCTGCGGCGTGTTCAGCCTGTTGTGGGTTGCCGTGTGGGCGATTACCTTTACCGAACATCCGAAAGACCATCCGCGTATCACGAGCGACGAACTCGCCGTGCTGCCCGCGCCGAAGCCGAAAGCGCCCGGCGTACCGTGGGGCAAGCTGTTTCGCCGCATGTGGCCGGTCACGATCGTGTACTTCTGCTACGGCTGGACGCTGTGGCTGTTCCTGAGCTGGATCCCCCAATACTTTCTGCACAGCTATCACTTGCAATTGCAGAAGTCGGCCATCTTCGCCTCGGTGGTGTTCTTCGCCGGCGTGATCGGCGACACGCTCGGCGGCATCGTGACCGACTGGATCTTTACGCGCACGGGCAGCCTGAAGCGCGCGCGCAGCTGGATGGTGTCGGTCTGCATGTTCTTTTGCCTGCTCTCGCTGATCCCGCTGATGTTCACGCACAGCCTGTATCTGTCGATGGCGTGTCTCGCCTCCGGCTTCTTCTTCGCCGAAATGACGATCGGTCCGATGTGGGCGATTCCGATGGACATCGCGCCCGAGTTCTCGGGCACGGCGAGCGGCATGATGAATACCGGCTCGGCATTGGCGGCGATCATCTCGCCGGTGGTGGGCGGCTTCCTGATCGATTACTTCGGCAGCTGGGAATTGCCGTTCGTCGGCAGCATGCTGTTGATGGCGATCGGCGTGGTGCTCGCGTTTCGCATGCAGCCGGAAAGCAAGTTCGCGCTCAACGCGGCCGACCAGGCACATGTTCCCACCGGCATGGGCGTTTGA
- a CDS encoding DUF6531 domain-containing protein, translating into MKRQRLYGEAAGFSGRLMAAFVLLILAFSANADDCFSLYAKSGATPGSKTCKLDVTSNTPGGIGNYACINDLVQIEQWCNSTGTPPDDTCPVADPVFPANGIVTLFETDFASGDTSPLVFSRSYLSKPFDKAQTAMGGYWASNWQRRLDLTSVNASTPKITAYRSNGQPLIFKWVNGGWAVPGTSGLSLLKAGDGYFYLKDERLGTTETYSVSTGLFHSETTRTGMYREVEYVGQQIDSIAQWPVDRIGQAASRLTLSLTYDSNGRILSVVPPSGNATHYAYDAKGNLVSVTAPIGYVRQYLYEDARFPNAMTGIKDESGSRIATWTYDSSGRAISVTHPDTTRNVSFSYGANTTTVSNMSGYSTYSFNVGDTSRPGSIVTPGGAVSRTWDISGNLKQTITPDGNTQYTWDGANRPTKAVATVSGNRTVTTIEYSDSTSLRPHLVATPGKIRAFVYDQGGNVTGYAETETTDLTGEQGMQATGTGNQWTVGARYDSASRLLSAAITRNGSKREDWTYTYDVRGNVESVQDAVSGWSMRTLSRNAENRATQIAGNSGQASIGYDERGRVKSFQYNEPVSSLNGGVAPVLAVDYRYGPDGTVSSRTAQVSTNGGWWKPISDAELGVWLTNWELGNDPVAPPANLTGLQSDAPAFVPDMCVECYMAWKALPTGKLFGQELGETLPAWRETTELMLSDQAQVPYPSLVPDLTSSTKRSTLYSGLFKGGDRGFVKCGGRETHEAECYAQYENDRDECRLLAGPRGKRNWALCLANAFERYQQCRGY; encoded by the coding sequence ATGAAAAGACAAAGACTGTACGGGGAGGCGGCCGGATTTTCGGGCCGCCTGATGGCAGCGTTCGTGTTGCTGATACTTGCGTTCAGCGCAAATGCAGACGACTGCTTCTCGCTGTACGCGAAGTCCGGCGCCACGCCGGGGTCCAAGACCTGCAAGCTCGACGTGACGAGCAACACGCCGGGTGGTATAGGCAACTACGCGTGTATTAATGACCTTGTGCAGATTGAGCAGTGGTGCAATTCAACCGGCACGCCGCCGGACGATACCTGCCCGGTGGCTGACCCGGTGTTTCCCGCGAACGGGATTGTGACTCTCTTTGAAACTGACTTTGCAAGCGGCGACACGTCGCCGCTTGTGTTCAGTCGTAGCTACCTGTCGAAGCCGTTCGATAAAGCGCAGACAGCGATGGGCGGGTACTGGGCCAGTAACTGGCAGCGACGGCTTGATCTGACCTCGGTCAATGCAAGCACACCGAAAATCACCGCGTATCGGAGTAATGGCCAGCCTCTGATCTTCAAGTGGGTTAACGGCGGGTGGGCGGTGCCGGGTACGTCGGGTCTTTCTCTCTTGAAAGCTGGCGACGGATACTTCTACCTGAAGGACGAACGGCTTGGCACGACCGAAACATACTCCGTCAGCACAGGTCTGTTTCACTCCGAGACAACACGCACGGGTATGTATCGTGAAGTTGAATACGTTGGACAACAGATAGATTCAATCGCGCAGTGGCCCGTTGATCGGATCGGACAGGCGGCATCGCGGCTGACACTTAGTCTGACCTATGACAGTAATGGTCGCATTCTGAGTGTAGTGCCGCCTTCGGGCAACGCGACACATTATGCGTACGATGCGAAAGGCAATCTTGTTTCAGTAACCGCGCCGATCGGATACGTTCGTCAGTACCTTTATGAGGATGCCCGCTTCCCCAATGCGATGACCGGGATAAAGGACGAATCCGGTTCACGGATTGCAACATGGACCTACGATTCCAGCGGACGCGCAATCTCGGTCACCCATCCGGACACGACGCGTAACGTTTCTTTCAGTTATGGCGCGAACACGACCACTGTCAGCAATATGTCCGGCTACAGCACGTACTCCTTTAATGTTGGAGACACGTCGCGTCCTGGCTCAATTGTTACGCCTGGCGGCGCGGTCTCACGTACATGGGATATATCAGGGAACCTGAAGCAGACAATTACACCGGATGGGAATACACAGTACACGTGGGACGGCGCCAACCGGCCGACGAAAGCAGTTGCAACAGTCTCTGGCAACAGGACGGTAACGACGATTGAGTATAGCGACAGTACCTCGTTGCGTCCGCATCTGGTTGCCACGCCGGGCAAGATCCGCGCGTTTGTCTATGACCAGGGCGGTAACGTCACTGGCTACGCCGAGACGGAGACGACCGATCTGACGGGCGAACAGGGGATGCAAGCCACTGGGACCGGTAACCAGTGGACAGTTGGTGCACGCTACGATTCGGCGAGCCGCCTTCTGTCGGCTGCCATCACACGGAATGGCTCGAAGCGTGAAGACTGGACCTACACATACGATGTACGGGGCAATGTCGAGTCAGTGCAGGATGCCGTATCTGGCTGGTCGATGCGAACGCTCTCTCGCAATGCTGAGAATCGTGCAACGCAGATAGCGGGTAATAGCGGTCAGGCGAGCATCGGGTACGACGAGCGCGGTCGCGTAAAGTCCTTTCAGTATAACGAACCGGTAAGTTCGTTAAATGGTGGAGTTGCCCCTGTACTTGCAGTCGATTACCGGTACGGTCCAGATGGTACGGTGTCCTCGCGCACGGCACAGGTGTCAACAAATGGCGGCTGGTGGAAACCGATCAGTGATGCCGAACTGGGTGTCTGGCTGACGAACTGGGAACTCGGGAACGACCCGGTTGCGCCACCTGCGAACCTGACAGGACTCCAGTCGGATGCTCCAGCATTTGTGCCTGATATGTGCGTCGAATGCTACATGGCCTGGAAGGCGTTGCCGACAGGTAAGCTATTCGGCCAGGAACTGGGCGAAACACTGCCGGCATGGCGCGAAACCACCGAGTTGATGCTGAGCGATCAGGCGCAGGTTCCCTATCCTTCGCTCGTGCCGGATTTGACGAGTTCTACGAAGCGGTCAACACTTTACAGCGGCCTGTTCAAGGGAGGTGATCGTGGATTCGTTAAATGCGGCGGTAGGGAAACTCATGAAGCCGAATGCTATGCTCAGTATGAAAACGATAGAGACGAATGCCGTCTCCTGGCCGGACCAAGAGGGAAGCGAAACTGGGCTCTATGCTTGGCGAACGCTTTTGAGAGATATCAACAATGCAGGGGGTATTGA
- a CDS encoding GntR family transcriptional regulator, with the protein MQNSDLEAGGAAFPLMPKVERQRLHDTVVEHIRRFIVEGALEPGKKLNERELCETLGISRTPLREALKVLAAEGLIEISPNRGASVSKMSEAELRETFELMSGLEAFSGELAAERMTAAELAEIKALHYAMLACRTQNDLAGYYSRNQAIHDKINEAARNSALRQTYIAVNRRLQALRFRSNFQVPKWDRAIHDHDEMLKALEARDGKKLSAILRQHLLDKRDAVLQVQSQEAAAGGLKV; encoded by the coding sequence ATGCAAAATTCGGATTTGGAGGCGGGTGGCGCTGCTTTCCCGCTGATGCCGAAGGTCGAGCGGCAGCGCTTGCACGACACCGTGGTGGAGCACATTCGCCGCTTCATCGTCGAGGGCGCACTCGAGCCGGGCAAGAAACTGAACGAGCGCGAGCTGTGCGAAACGCTCGGCATTTCGCGCACGCCGTTGCGCGAGGCGCTGAAGGTGTTGGCCGCCGAAGGGCTGATCGAGATTTCGCCGAATCGCGGCGCGTCCGTGTCGAAGATGTCGGAGGCCGAGTTGCGCGAGACCTTCGAGTTGATGAGCGGTCTCGAGGCTTTTTCGGGCGAGCTGGCGGCTGAACGGATGACGGCGGCCGAACTCGCCGAGATCAAGGCGCTGCACTACGCGATGCTCGCGTGCCGAACGCAGAACGATCTGGCTGGGTACTACAGCCGCAATCAGGCGATTCACGACAAGATCAACGAGGCGGCCAGGAATTCAGCACTGCGGCAGACTTATATCGCGGTGAACCGGCGTCTACAGGCGCTCCGGTTCAGGTCGAATTTTCAGGTTCCGAAATGGGACCGGGCGATTCACGATCACGATGAGATGCTCAAGGCGCTCGAGGCGCGTGACGGGAAGAAGCTGAGCGCGATTCTCCGGCAGCATCTGCTCGATAAGCGCGATGCGGTTTTGCAAGTGCAATCGCAGGAAGCGGCGGCGGGGGGGTTGAAGGTTTGA
- a CDS encoding GlxA family transcriptional regulator: protein MPTVAIAIFPGVQALDVAGPVDVFSEANRFISPNDRYEVKLLSAEAAPLRASNGMTLVADAIFSEARRPFDLALVAGGPALPDRAPDARVLEWLADVATQCGRYGSICTGAFALGHAGLLDGRNVTTHWQHAVQLAAQFPNARVDFDRIYLRDGPLVTSAGVTAGIDLSLALVTEDHGPHIALAVAKRLVVFAQRQGGQSQFSPYLTAPADETSPVAKVQAHVMERIRESFTVKQLADVAGMSARNFARVFVQETGVTPHEFVERARVDAARKLLESSGAALKAIAYDCGFGTADRMRIVFTKRIGATPMQYRDRFRST, encoded by the coding sequence ATGCCCACCGTTGCGATCGCCATCTTTCCCGGAGTGCAGGCGCTCGACGTCGCCGGTCCGGTCGACGTGTTTTCCGAAGCCAACCGGTTCATCTCGCCCAACGATCGCTATGAGGTGAAGTTGCTCAGCGCGGAAGCCGCACCATTGCGGGCGTCCAACGGCATGACGCTGGTCGCCGACGCCATCTTCAGCGAAGCGCGTCGCCCGTTCGATCTGGCGCTGGTCGCGGGCGGCCCCGCGCTGCCCGATCGCGCGCCCGATGCGCGCGTGCTGGAGTGGCTCGCAGACGTCGCCACGCAGTGCGGCCGTTACGGTTCCATCTGCACCGGCGCATTCGCGCTCGGCCACGCGGGCTTGCTCGATGGCCGCAACGTCACCACGCACTGGCAGCATGCGGTGCAACTGGCCGCGCAATTCCCCAATGCGCGCGTCGATTTCGACCGTATCTATCTGCGCGACGGACCGCTCGTCACGTCGGCGGGCGTCACGGCCGGCATCGATCTATCGCTCGCGCTGGTCACCGAGGATCACGGGCCACACATCGCGCTGGCGGTCGCCAAACGCCTCGTGGTGTTCGCGCAGCGGCAAGGCGGCCAGTCGCAATTCAGCCCCTACCTGACGGCGCCGGCCGACGAGACGTCGCCGGTCGCCAAAGTCCAGGCGCACGTCATGGAACGGATTCGCGAGAGCTTCACAGTGAAGCAACTGGCCGACGTCGCCGGTATGAGCGCGCGCAACTTCGCGCGGGTGTTCGTGCAGGAGACGGGCGTAACGCCGCATGAATTCGTCGAGCGCGCCCGGGTGGATGCCGCGCGCAAGCTGCTCGAGAGCAGCGGCGCGGCGCTCAAGGCGATCGCGTACGACTGCGGCTTCGGCACGGCGGACCGCATGCGCATTGTCTTCACCAAACGGATCGGCGCAACGCCCATGCAGTATCGGGATCGCTTCCGCTCGACCTGA
- a CDS encoding pyridoxal-phosphate-dependent aminotransferase family protein, translated as MLKLDFHPAGRHFLQIPGPSPVPDRILRAMSYPTIDHRGPEFSELGLKVLDGIKKIFKTQQPVVIYPASGTGAWEAALSNTLSPGDQVLMFETGHFATLWKKMAESLGLKPEFLGLPGIEGWRRGVQPQMIEERLRADTQHAIKAVCVVHNETSTGVTSDIAAVRRAIDAAGHPALLLVDTISGLACADYRHDEWGVDVTVSGSQKGLMLPPGISFNAISPKAMAASKQAKLPRSFWDWADIVEMNKTGYWPYTPNTNLLYGLNEALDMILGEGLDNVFARHERLAEATRRAVRAWGLEIQCADPAVYSPVLTGVMMPDGIDADGVRKLIYERFDMSLGTGLGKMKGRMFRIGHLGDCNDLMLLATLAGCEMGLRLAGVPLKESGLPAAMEWLSQSAKAPVLKAAA; from the coding sequence ATGCTCAAATTAGACTTTCACCCCGCTGGCCGTCACTTTTTGCAGATCCCGGGTCCGAGCCCGGTGCCCGACCGTATCCTCCGGGCGATGAGCTATCCGACCATCGACCATCGTGGACCGGAGTTCAGCGAACTCGGTCTCAAGGTGCTCGACGGCATCAAGAAAATCTTCAAGACGCAGCAACCCGTGGTGATCTATCCGGCCTCGGGCACGGGCGCCTGGGAAGCGGCGCTGTCGAACACGTTGAGCCCCGGCGACCAGGTGCTGATGTTCGAAACCGGCCACTTCGCCACGCTGTGGAAAAAGATGGCGGAAAGCCTCGGGCTGAAGCCGGAGTTTCTCGGCCTGCCTGGCATTGAAGGCTGGCGTCGCGGGGTGCAGCCGCAAATGATCGAGGAGCGCCTGCGCGCGGACACGCAACATGCGATCAAGGCGGTGTGCGTGGTGCACAACGAAACATCCACTGGCGTGACTTCCGACATCGCCGCCGTGCGCCGCGCCATCGACGCGGCGGGTCACCCGGCCTTGCTGCTGGTCGACACGATTTCCGGCCTCGCGTGCGCCGACTACCGTCACGACGAATGGGGTGTCGACGTCACCGTCTCGGGTTCCCAAAAAGGTTTGATGCTGCCGCCGGGCATCAGCTTCAACGCGATCTCGCCGAAAGCCATGGCCGCCAGCAAGCAGGCAAAACTGCCGCGCAGCTTCTGGGACTGGGCCGACATCGTCGAGATGAACAAGACGGGTTACTGGCCGTACACGCCGAACACGAACCTGCTGTACGGCCTTAACGAAGCGCTCGACATGATTCTCGGCGAAGGGCTCGACAACGTGTTCGCCCGTCACGAACGTCTGGCCGAAGCGACGCGCCGCGCGGTGCGCGCGTGGGGCCTCGAGATTCAGTGCGCCGATCCGGCGGTGTATAGCCCGGTGCTCACGGGCGTGATGATGCCCGACGGCATCGACGCAGACGGGGTGCGCAAGCTTATCTACGAACGCTTCGACATGTCGCTCGGCACGGGTCTCGGCAAGATGAAAGGGCGCATGTTTCGCATCGGCCACCTGGGCGACTGCAACGACCTGATGCTGCTCGCCACGCTGGCCGGTTGCGAGATGGGTCTGCGCCTCGCGGGCGTGCCGCTCAAGGAAAGCGGCTTGCCTGCCGCTATGGAGTGGTTGAGCCAGTCGGCCAAGGCGCCGGTTCTGAAAGCCGCCGCCTGA